The window TCGCCCTCCAGGAGGACCTGGCCGACCGGATCGTTGCGACCGGCTGCCACGGGGTCATCATCGACATCACCGCGATGGACATCGTCGACTCGTTCGTCGGCCGGATGCTCTCCACCATCGCGGGCATCGCCCGGGTGCTCGACGCGGAGACCGTGGTGGTCGGCATGCGACCCGCGGTGGCGATCACCCTGGTCGAGCTGGGACTGTCGCTGGACGGCATCCGTACCGCGCTGAACGTGGAGCGGGGCATGGAACTGCTGGCCCGTTCCCGGGCCGACGAGGCGGCGTACGAGGTCGACCCGTACCCGGCGGACGTCTGGGCGCTACCGGGAGGCCCGGACCTCGACACACCGACACCGACCGCCCCGTGACCGGCGGCTCCGATCCGGGCACCGCCCAGGTCGTGACGATCAGCTCGGACGGGGACGTGGTCCGGGTACGTCAACTCGTCCGCACCGCCGCCGTCACGGTCAAGCTGTCCCTGGTCGACCAGACGAAACTGGTAACCGCCGCGAGCGAACTCGGCCGGAACACCCTCGTGTACGGCGGCGGCGGGGCCGCCGAGGTCAGCTTCGTCGACAGCGGTCGACGCAGGGGCGTACGGGTCGTGTTCTCCGACGACGGCCCCGGCATCGCCGACCTGGACCTCGCTCTCACCGACGGTTACACCTCGGGCGGTGGGCTCGGGTTGGGGCTCAGCGGAGCCCGGCGCCTGGTCGACGAGTTCGAGATCGACACCGGGGCCGGTCGCGGCACCAGGGTGACCATCACCAAGTGGGCCCGGTCGACGTGAACGGCGACGACCGGCTGACCGACGACGGGGTCTGGTTCCGGGTCGAGGAGCCGGGCACGATCGGTACGGTCCGGCGGGCCACCGAACAACTCGGCGTGCGGGTCGGCCTGGACAAGGGCCGGGTCGACGCGCTCGCGATCGTGGTGACCGAACTGGCCACCAACCTGGTCAAGCACGCCGACGACGGGCTGCTCCTGATCCGCCCGGCACGGGCCGAGAAGATCGCCGGGGTGGAACTCGTCGCGGTCGACTCCGGCCCCGGCATGGCCGACGTGGCGAAGTCGTCGCGGGACGGGCACTCGACCGCCGGTTCGCTCGGCATCGGACTGGGCGCGATCCTGCGGCAGTCGACCTGGGTCGACGTGTTCTCGACGCCCGGCCGGGGCACGGTGACGGTCGCCCGGGTCTGGCCGGCGGAACAGCCCGAACCGATCTGGACCGCCGGGATCAGCCGCCCGATGACCGGCGAGCAGTCGTGCGGCGACGGGTACGCCGTACGGGTCGTCGACGGTCGGCGGCAGGTGCTGGTCTGCGACGGGCTCGGCCACGGGCCGCTGGCGGCGATGGCGGCGCAGGCCGCCGTACACGCCTTCCACTCCGCCCCGGTGGGGCCACCGTCGGCGGTCCTGGAGTACCTGCACCGGTCGATCTCCCACACCCGTGGTGCCGCCGCCGCGGTCGCCGAACTCGTCCCGGACGCCAACCTGGTCCGGTACGCCGGGCTCGGCAACATCGCCGGGTTCGTGGCGGACGGCGATGAGCGACGCGGACTGGTGTCCCTGCCCGGAATCGTCGGCCACCAGCGCCGGACGTTACGCGACTTCGAGTATCCGTTGCCGGACGACGCGAACCTGGTCATGCACAGCGACGGGGTGACCGACCGGTGGCGGCTGACGGACTATCCGGGGCTGCAACGCCGCTCCCCGCAGGTGATCGCCGCGACACTGCTGCGGGACGCGGGCGTACGCCGGGACGATGCCTGCGTACTCGTCGCCCGGACCCGACCATGACCGACACCGGCACACCGCTGCTGCGGATGGCGCTGCGTACCGAGTCGGACGTGTTCGTGGTGCGTCAACGCGGCCGGGAGGTGGCCGCCGCCGTCGGTTTCGAGCACCAGGACCAGGTACGGCTGGCCACCGCGCTGAGCGAGATCGGCCGCTATCTGCTGGGCGCCGTCCGTACGCCGACCCGCAGCGAGGTGGTGTTCTCGGTCGAGGTCGACGCGGAGGCGGTACTGGTCATCGAGGTCACCACCGGCGTGACGGCCGGTACGTCCCAGCGGGAACTGTCGCAGGCGCTGGCCGTGGCCCGGCTCGTCGACACGTTCGCGGTACGGCAGGACGGGACGACGGCGGTCATCCGGATGTCCCGGCGCATCCCCGCGTCGGCCGGTCCGCTCACTCCCGCCCGACTGGCGGTGGTACGCGACAAGCTCGGCACCTCGGTCGCCCGTACGCCGCTGGACGAGATGGCCGAGCAGAACGAGCAGTTGCTCGCGGCCCTGGAGCAGGCGCGGGCCCAGCGCGACGAACTCGCCCGGCTCAACGACGAGCTCAGCGAGACCAACCAGGGGGTGTTGGCGCTCTACACCCAGCTCTCCGAGGAACTCGACGAGACGAACCGGGGCGTGGTCGCCCTGCACGCCGAGTTGGAGGACCGCTCGGTGCGGTTGCGGGCGGCGAGCGAGGCAAAAACCCGGTTCCTGGCCAACGCCAGTCACGAGTTGCGGGCGCCGGTGACCG of the Micromonospora sp. NBC_01796 genome contains:
- a CDS encoding ATP-binding SpoIIE family protein phosphatase; amino-acid sequence: MGPVDVNGDDRLTDDGVWFRVEEPGTIGTVRRATEQLGVRVGLDKGRVDALAIVVTELATNLVKHADDGLLLIRPARAEKIAGVELVAVDSGPGMADVAKSSRDGHSTAGSLGIGLGAILRQSTWVDVFSTPGRGTVTVARVWPAEQPEPIWTAGISRPMTGEQSCGDGYAVRVVDGRRQVLVCDGLGHGPLAAMAAQAAVHAFHSAPVGPPSAVLEYLHRSISHTRGAAAAVAELVPDANLVRYAGLGNIAGFVADGDERRGLVSLPGIVGHQRRTLRDFEYPLPDDANLVMHSDGVTDRWRLTDYPGLQRRSPQVIAATLLRDAGVRRDDACVLVARTRP
- a CDS encoding sensor histidine kinase; amino-acid sequence: MTDTGTPLLRMALRTESDVFVVRQRGREVAAAVGFEHQDQVRLATALSEIGRYLLGAVRTPTRSEVVFSVEVDAEAVLVIEVTTGVTAGTSQRELSQALAVARLVDTFAVRQDGTTAVIRMSRRIPASAGPLTPARLAVVRDKLGTSVARTPLDEMAEQNEQLLAALEQARAQRDELARLNDELSETNQGVLALYTQLSEELDETNRGVVALHAELEDRSVRLRAASEAKTRFLANASHELRAPVTAVIGLSRLLVDPSSDPLTGEQQQQIELIRGSAVDLLALVNDLLDLAKAESGTIEPTWSDIELRAVFGQLRGTARALATRPEVELVVVEPDPSAVIRSDEVLLTHVLRNLLHNGLKFTERGEVRMTAENDGQTWALRVSDTGIGIAPELQERIFEEFYQVPGRSPGGTGLGLPYARRLATLLGGTLDVERTPGAGSAFTVRLPVRPMP
- a CDS encoding STAS domain-containing protein — protein: MDRVPVLKIGDLLLVSIQVDMEDQTALALQEDLADRIVATGCHGVIIDITAMDIVDSFVGRMLSTIAGIARVLDAETVVVGMRPAVAITLVELGLSLDGIRTALNVERGMELLARSRADEAAYEVDPYPADVWALPGGPDLDTPTPTAP
- a CDS encoding ATP-binding protein, with the protein product MTGGSDPGTAQVVTISSDGDVVRVRQLVRTAAVTVKLSLVDQTKLVTAASELGRNTLVYGGGGAAEVSFVDSGRRRGVRVVFSDDGPGIADLDLALTDGYTSGGGLGLGLSGARRLVDEFEIDTGAGRGTRVTITKWARST